One window from the genome of Cricetulus griseus strain 17A/GY chromosome 2, alternate assembly CriGri-PICRH-1.0, whole genome shotgun sequence encodes:
- the Traf3ip1 gene encoding TRAF3-interacting protein 1 isoform X9 — MNATVVRRTQEALGKVIRRPPLTEKLLNKPPFRYLHDIITEVIRITGFMKGLYTDAELKSDNVKDKDAKISFLQKAIDVVMMVSGEPLSAKPARIVAGHEPEKTNELLQLIGKCCLNKLSSDEAVKRVLAGDKGDPRGRTLRTSKAHETDNKNVKEEESRTHKDDKRNSEVKERSTSEEHKQKEELKEENRPREKERDKEKAKEPDRDRHRDPEKDKNREGDREKARTRTKQDRDRSNKDRDREAERDKERDRRGEGGKEKERMKDRDRDKGKDRERRKAKNGEHSRDPDREKSRDPDKPEKKAEVSVGASRSLTSKTTKRRSKNSLEEGDAGPIGQDKPEVSENAEVPSELPSNLRRVPRPGSARPAPPRVKRQESTETLVGDRSGSGKTVSNVIIDSQNSDNEEDEQFVVEAAPHLAEMSEIEMVPAGDLEDEEKHGGLVKKILETKKDYEKLQQSVKPGEKERSLLFESAWKKEKDIVSKEIEKLRVSIQTLCKSALPLGKIMDYIQEDVDAMQNELQLWHSENRQHAEALSKEQSITDSAVEPLKAELSELEQQIRDQQDKICAVKANILKNEEKIQKMVHSINLTSRR, encoded by the exons GTGATTAGGATAACTGGCTTCATGAAGGGCCTCTACACAGATGCTGAGTTGAAGTCAGATAATGTCAAG GATAAAGATGCAAAAATCAGCTTCCTACAGAAGGCCATAGATGTGGTCATGATGGTCTCAGGAGAACCCTTGTCAGCAAAACCAGCTAGAATTGTGGCCGGGCATGAACCTGAGAAAACCAATGAGCTGCTTCAGTTGATTGGCAAGTGCTGCCTTAACAAG CTCTCCAGCGATGAGGCAGTGAAGAGAGTCTTAGCTGGGGATAAGGGGGACCCGAGAGGACGGACCTTACGGACCTCCAAAGCACATGAGACTGATAACAAGAATGTGAAGGAAGAAGAGTCCAGAACTCATAAAGAT GATAAAAGAAACTCCGAGGTGAAGGAGAGAAGCACAAGCGAAGAgcacaaacagaaggaagaactgaaagaagaaaacagaccccgggagaaggagagggacaaGGAGAAGGCAAAGGAGCCTGACAGAGACCGACACAGAGACCCTGAGAAGGacaaaaacagagaaggagatcGAGAGAAAGCCCGGACACGCACCAAGCAGGACAGGGACAGAAgcaacaaagacagagacagagaggcagaaagggacaaggagagggacaggaggggtgaggggggcaaagaaaaagagaggatgaAGGACCGAGACCGTGACAAGGGAAAAGACCGGGAGCGGCGGAAAGCAAAGAATGGGGAACATTCTCGTGACCCTGACAGGGAGAAAAGCAGAGATCCAGACAAGCCAGAGAAAAAG gCTGAGGTTTCTGTGGGAGCATCCAGGTCCTTGACATCAAAAACGACAAAACGGAGATCTAAGAACTCACTGGAAG AAGGAGACGCTGGACCTATTGGCCAGGATAAACCTGAGGTGTCAGAGAATGCCGAAGTCCCCAGTGAACTTCCCTCCAATCTCAG GAGAGTACCTCGGCCTGGAAGTGCACGACCAGCACCTCCCAGGGTCAAACGACAAGAGAGCACTGAGACGCTGGTGGGAGACAG gtcaggaaGTGGTAAAACCGTCTCCAATGTGATCATCGACTCACAGAACTCTGACAATGAAGAGGATGAACAGTTTGTGGTGGAAGCTGCCCCTCACCTTGCAGAAATGTCAGAAATTGAGATG GTGCCGGCAGGGGACCTGGAGGATGAGGAGAAGCACG GTGGGCTTGTGAAAAAGATCTTGGAGACGAAGAAGGACTATGAGAAATTGCAGCAGTCTGTCAAGCCGGGAGAGAAG GAGCGCTCACTCCTCTTTGAGTCAgcatggaagaaggagaaggacatTGTTTCCAAGGAGATAGAGAAGCTCAGAGTGTCCATCCAGACCCTGTGTAAGAGTGCACTTCCCCTGGGAAAGATCATGGACTACATCCAGGAGGACGTCGACGCCATGCAGAATGAACTGCAGTTGTGGCACAGTGAGAACAGGCAGCACGCTGAGGCCCTGAGCAAGGAGCAGAG CATCACGGACAGTGCGGTGGAGCCCCTGAAGGCAGAGCTATCTGAGCTGGAGCAGCAGATCAGGGACCAGCAGGACAAGATCTGTGCTGTGAAGGCCAACATCCTGAAGAATGAGGAGAAGATCCAGAAAATGGTGCACAGTATCAACCTGACGTCACGAAGGTGA
- the Traf3ip1 gene encoding TRAF3-interacting protein 1 isoform X6 has protein sequence MNATVVRRTQEALGKVIRRPPLTEKLLNKPPFRYLHDIITEVIRITGFMKGLYTDAELKSDNVKDKDAKISFLQKAIDVVMMVSGEPLSAKPARIVAGHEPEKTNELLQLIGKCCLNKLSSDEAVKRVLAGDKGDPRGRTLRTSKAHETDNKNVKEEESRTHKDDKRNSEVKERSTSEEHKQKEELKEENRPREKERDKEKAKEPDRDRHRDPEKDKNREGDREKARTRTKQDRDRSNKDRDREAERDKERDRRGEGGKEKERMKDRDRDKGKDRERRKAKNGEHSRDPDREKSRDPDKPEKKSASSGEMSKKLSDGNFKDAKAEMEAEVSVGASRSLTSKTTKRRSKNSLEGDSPSDAEGDAGPIGQDKPEVSENAEVPSELPSNLRRVPRPGSARPAPPRVKRQESTETLVGDRSGSGKTVSNVIIDSQNSDNEEDEQFVVEAAPHLAEMSEIEMVPAGDLEDEEKHGGLVKKILETKKDYEKLQQSVKPGEKERSLLFESAWKKEKDIVSKEIEKLRVSIQTLCKSALPLGKIMDYIQEDVDAMQNELQLWHSENRQHAEALSKEQSITDSAVEPLKAELSELEQQIRDQQDKICAVKANILKNEEKIQKMVHSINLTSRR, from the exons GTGATTAGGATAACTGGCTTCATGAAGGGCCTCTACACAGATGCTGAGTTGAAGTCAGATAATGTCAAG GATAAAGATGCAAAAATCAGCTTCCTACAGAAGGCCATAGATGTGGTCATGATGGTCTCAGGAGAACCCTTGTCAGCAAAACCAGCTAGAATTGTGGCCGGGCATGAACCTGAGAAAACCAATGAGCTGCTTCAGTTGATTGGCAAGTGCTGCCTTAACAAG CTCTCCAGCGATGAGGCAGTGAAGAGAGTCTTAGCTGGGGATAAGGGGGACCCGAGAGGACGGACCTTACGGACCTCCAAAGCACATGAGACTGATAACAAGAATGTGAAGGAAGAAGAGTCCAGAACTCATAAAGAT GATAAAAGAAACTCCGAGGTGAAGGAGAGAAGCACAAGCGAAGAgcacaaacagaaggaagaactgaaagaagaaaacagaccccgggagaaggagagggacaaGGAGAAGGCAAAGGAGCCTGACAGAGACCGACACAGAGACCCTGAGAAGGacaaaaacagagaaggagatcGAGAGAAAGCCCGGACACGCACCAAGCAGGACAGGGACAGAAgcaacaaagacagagacagagaggcagaaagggacaaggagagggacaggaggggtgaggggggcaaagaaaaagagaggatgaAGGACCGAGACCGTGACAAGGGAAAAGACCGGGAGCGGCGGAAAGCAAAGAATGGGGAACATTCTCGTGACCCTGACAGGGAGAAAAGCAGAGATCCAGACAAGCCAGAGAAAAAG tcagCAAGCTCAGGGGAGATGTCTAAAAAGTTGTCAGATGGAAATTTCAAAGATGCCAAAGCAGAGATGGAG gCTGAGGTTTCTGTGGGAGCATCCAGGTCCTTGACATCAAAAACGACAAAACGGAGATCTAAGAACTCACTGGAAG GCGACTCCCCCAGTGACGCAG AAGGAGACGCTGGACCTATTGGCCAGGATAAACCTGAGGTGTCAGAGAATGCCGAAGTCCCCAGTGAACTTCCCTCCAATCTCAG GAGAGTACCTCGGCCTGGAAGTGCACGACCAGCACCTCCCAGGGTCAAACGACAAGAGAGCACTGAGACGCTGGTGGGAGACAG gtcaggaaGTGGTAAAACCGTCTCCAATGTGATCATCGACTCACAGAACTCTGACAATGAAGAGGATGAACAGTTTGTGGTGGAAGCTGCCCCTCACCTTGCAGAAATGTCAGAAATTGAGATG GTGCCGGCAGGGGACCTGGAGGATGAGGAGAAGCACG GTGGGCTTGTGAAAAAGATCTTGGAGACGAAGAAGGACTATGAGAAATTGCAGCAGTCTGTCAAGCCGGGAGAGAAG GAGCGCTCACTCCTCTTTGAGTCAgcatggaagaaggagaaggacatTGTTTCCAAGGAGATAGAGAAGCTCAGAGTGTCCATCCAGACCCTGTGTAAGAGTGCACTTCCCCTGGGAAAGATCATGGACTACATCCAGGAGGACGTCGACGCCATGCAGAATGAACTGCAGTTGTGGCACAGTGAGAACAGGCAGCACGCTGAGGCCCTGAGCAAGGAGCAGAG CATCACGGACAGTGCGGTGGAGCCCCTGAAGGCAGAGCTATCTGAGCTGGAGCAGCAGATCAGGGACCAGCAGGACAAGATCTGTGCTGTGAAGGCCAACATCCTGAAGAATGAGGAGAAGATCCAGAAAATGGTGCACAGTATCAACCTGACGTCACGAAGGTGA
- the Traf3ip1 gene encoding TRAF3-interacting protein 1 isoform X10 — protein MNATVVRRTQEALGKVIRRPPLTEKLLNKPPFRYLHDIITEVIRITGFMKGLYTDAELKSDNVKDKDAKISFLQKAIDVVMMVSGEPLSAKPARIVAGHEPEKTNELLQLIGKCCLNKLSSDEAVKRVLAGDKGDPRGRTLRTSKAHETDNKNVKEEESRTHKDDKRNSEVKERSTSEEHKQKEELKEENRPREKERDKEKAKEPDRDRHRDPEKDKNREGDREKARTRTKQDRDRSNKDRDREAERDKERDRRGEGGKEKERMKDRDRDKGKDRERRKAKNGEHSRDPDREKSRDPDKPEKKSASSGEMSKKLSDGNFKDAKAEMEAEVSVGASRSLTSKTTKRRSKNSLEGRKEDNISAKILDSIVSGLNDEPDQETATSEIDDNSASLWRENAEPEPAVKQKGDSPSDAEGDAGPIGQDKPEVSENAEVPSELPSNLRRVPRPGSARPAPPRVKRQESTETLVGDRSGSGKTVSNVIIDSQNSDNEEDEQFVVEAAPHLAEMSEIEMVPAGDLEDEEKHGGLVKKILETKKDYEKLQQSVKPGEKVLSAISLQQSQRP, from the exons GTGATTAGGATAACTGGCTTCATGAAGGGCCTCTACACAGATGCTGAGTTGAAGTCAGATAATGTCAAG GATAAAGATGCAAAAATCAGCTTCCTACAGAAGGCCATAGATGTGGTCATGATGGTCTCAGGAGAACCCTTGTCAGCAAAACCAGCTAGAATTGTGGCCGGGCATGAACCTGAGAAAACCAATGAGCTGCTTCAGTTGATTGGCAAGTGCTGCCTTAACAAG CTCTCCAGCGATGAGGCAGTGAAGAGAGTCTTAGCTGGGGATAAGGGGGACCCGAGAGGACGGACCTTACGGACCTCCAAAGCACATGAGACTGATAACAAGAATGTGAAGGAAGAAGAGTCCAGAACTCATAAAGAT GATAAAAGAAACTCCGAGGTGAAGGAGAGAAGCACAAGCGAAGAgcacaaacagaaggaagaactgaaagaagaaaacagaccccgggagaaggagagggacaaGGAGAAGGCAAAGGAGCCTGACAGAGACCGACACAGAGACCCTGAGAAGGacaaaaacagagaaggagatcGAGAGAAAGCCCGGACACGCACCAAGCAGGACAGGGACAGAAgcaacaaagacagagacagagaggcagaaagggacaaggagagggacaggaggggtgaggggggcaaagaaaaagagaggatgaAGGACCGAGACCGTGACAAGGGAAAAGACCGGGAGCGGCGGAAAGCAAAGAATGGGGAACATTCTCGTGACCCTGACAGGGAGAAAAGCAGAGATCCAGACAAGCCAGAGAAAAAG tcagCAAGCTCAGGGGAGATGTCTAAAAAGTTGTCAGATGGAAATTTCAAAGATGCCAAAGCAGAGATGGAG gCTGAGGTTTCTGTGGGAGCATCCAGGTCCTTGACATCAAAAACGACAAAACGGAGATCTAAGAACTCACTGGAAG GAAGGAAAGAGGATAATATTTCAGCTAAGATTTTAGACTCCATAGTGTCGGGACTAAATGACGAACCAGATCAGGAAACGGCAACTTCAGAAATAG ATGATAACTCAGCTAGTCTGTGGCGGGAGAACGCTGAGCCAGAGCCAGCAGTAAAACAGAAAG GCGACTCCCCCAGTGACGCAG AAGGAGACGCTGGACCTATTGGCCAGGATAAACCTGAGGTGTCAGAGAATGCCGAAGTCCCCAGTGAACTTCCCTCCAATCTCAG GAGAGTACCTCGGCCTGGAAGTGCACGACCAGCACCTCCCAGGGTCAAACGACAAGAGAGCACTGAGACGCTGGTGGGAGACAG gtcaggaaGTGGTAAAACCGTCTCCAATGTGATCATCGACTCACAGAACTCTGACAATGAAGAGGATGAACAGTTTGTGGTGGAAGCTGCCCCTCACCTTGCAGAAATGTCAGAAATTGAGATG GTGCCGGCAGGGGACCTGGAGGATGAGGAGAAGCACG GTGGGCTTGTGAAAAAGATCTTGGAGACGAAGAAGGACTATGAGAAATTGCAGCAGTCTGTCAAGCCGGGAGAGAAG GTCCTGTCTGCCATCAGCCTCCAGCAGAGTCAGAGGCCATGA
- the Traf3ip1 gene encoding TRAF3-interacting protein 1 isoform X7, with product MNATVVRRTQEALGKVIRRPPLTEKLLNKPPFRYLHDIITEVIRITGFMKGLYTDAELKSDNVKDKDAKISFLQKAIDVVMMVSGEPLSAKPARIVAGHEPEKTNELLQLIGKCCLNKLSSDEAVKRVLAGDKGDPRGRTLRTSKAHETDNKNVKEEESRTHKDDKRNSEVKERSTSEEHKQKEELKEENRPREKERDKEKAKEPDRDRHRDPEKDKNREGDREKARTRTKQDRDRSNKDRDREAERDKERDRRGEGGKEKERMKDRDRDKGKDRERRKAKNGEHSRDPDREKSRDPDKPEKKSASSGEMSKKLSDGNFKDAKAEMEAEVSVGASRSLTSKTTKRRSKNSLEEGDAGPIGQDKPEVSENAEVPSELPSNLRRVPRPGSARPAPPRVKRQESTETLVGDRSGSGKTVSNVIIDSQNSDNEEDEQFVVEAAPHLAEMSEIEMVPAGDLEDEEKHGGLVKKILETKKDYEKLQQSVKPGEKERSLLFESAWKKEKDIVSKEIEKLRVSIQTLCKSALPLGKIMDYIQEDVDAMQNELQLWHSENRQHAEALSKEQSITDSAVEPLKAELSELEQQIRDQQDKICAVKANILKNEEKIQKMVHSINLTSRR from the exons GTGATTAGGATAACTGGCTTCATGAAGGGCCTCTACACAGATGCTGAGTTGAAGTCAGATAATGTCAAG GATAAAGATGCAAAAATCAGCTTCCTACAGAAGGCCATAGATGTGGTCATGATGGTCTCAGGAGAACCCTTGTCAGCAAAACCAGCTAGAATTGTGGCCGGGCATGAACCTGAGAAAACCAATGAGCTGCTTCAGTTGATTGGCAAGTGCTGCCTTAACAAG CTCTCCAGCGATGAGGCAGTGAAGAGAGTCTTAGCTGGGGATAAGGGGGACCCGAGAGGACGGACCTTACGGACCTCCAAAGCACATGAGACTGATAACAAGAATGTGAAGGAAGAAGAGTCCAGAACTCATAAAGAT GATAAAAGAAACTCCGAGGTGAAGGAGAGAAGCACAAGCGAAGAgcacaaacagaaggaagaactgaaagaagaaaacagaccccgggagaaggagagggacaaGGAGAAGGCAAAGGAGCCTGACAGAGACCGACACAGAGACCCTGAGAAGGacaaaaacagagaaggagatcGAGAGAAAGCCCGGACACGCACCAAGCAGGACAGGGACAGAAgcaacaaagacagagacagagaggcagaaagggacaaggagagggacaggaggggtgaggggggcaaagaaaaagagaggatgaAGGACCGAGACCGTGACAAGGGAAAAGACCGGGAGCGGCGGAAAGCAAAGAATGGGGAACATTCTCGTGACCCTGACAGGGAGAAAAGCAGAGATCCAGACAAGCCAGAGAAAAAG tcagCAAGCTCAGGGGAGATGTCTAAAAAGTTGTCAGATGGAAATTTCAAAGATGCCAAAGCAGAGATGGAG gCTGAGGTTTCTGTGGGAGCATCCAGGTCCTTGACATCAAAAACGACAAAACGGAGATCTAAGAACTCACTGGAAG AAGGAGACGCTGGACCTATTGGCCAGGATAAACCTGAGGTGTCAGAGAATGCCGAAGTCCCCAGTGAACTTCCCTCCAATCTCAG GAGAGTACCTCGGCCTGGAAGTGCACGACCAGCACCTCCCAGGGTCAAACGACAAGAGAGCACTGAGACGCTGGTGGGAGACAG gtcaggaaGTGGTAAAACCGTCTCCAATGTGATCATCGACTCACAGAACTCTGACAATGAAGAGGATGAACAGTTTGTGGTGGAAGCTGCCCCTCACCTTGCAGAAATGTCAGAAATTGAGATG GTGCCGGCAGGGGACCTGGAGGATGAGGAGAAGCACG GTGGGCTTGTGAAAAAGATCTTGGAGACGAAGAAGGACTATGAGAAATTGCAGCAGTCTGTCAAGCCGGGAGAGAAG GAGCGCTCACTCCTCTTTGAGTCAgcatggaagaaggagaaggacatTGTTTCCAAGGAGATAGAGAAGCTCAGAGTGTCCATCCAGACCCTGTGTAAGAGTGCACTTCCCCTGGGAAAGATCATGGACTACATCCAGGAGGACGTCGACGCCATGCAGAATGAACTGCAGTTGTGGCACAGTGAGAACAGGCAGCACGCTGAGGCCCTGAGCAAGGAGCAGAG CATCACGGACAGTGCGGTGGAGCCCCTGAAGGCAGAGCTATCTGAGCTGGAGCAGCAGATCAGGGACCAGCAGGACAAGATCTGTGCTGTGAAGGCCAACATCCTGAAGAATGAGGAGAAGATCCAGAAAATGGTGCACAGTATCAACCTGACGTCACGAAGGTGA